A genomic segment from Polyangiaceae bacterium encodes:
- a CDS encoding CcmD family protein, giving the protein MQAEDTAGKYEAPAPGKAPPPKSADDRSTAFRPVEGGTQMQSGEKLLVEAYAAIWIITLIFIVSLFRRQKRVDQRIASLEVALEKARGRGGSQ; this is encoded by the coding sequence ATGCAAGCTGAAGACACGGCAGGAAAGTACGAAGCACCCGCGCCCGGCAAGGCACCTCCACCGAAGTCGGCGGACGATCGATCGACGGCGTTTCGTCCGGTCGAAGGCGGAACGCAAATGCAGAGCGGCGAGAAGCTTCTCGTCGAGGCTTACGCGGCGATCTGGATCATCACGCTCATCTTCATCGTGTCGCTCTTCCGGCGTCAGAAGCGAGTCGATCAGCGCATCGCATCGCTCGAGGTTGCGCTCGAGAAAGCTCGCGGGCGGGGCGGATCGCAATGA